The Terracoccus luteus genome includes a region encoding these proteins:
- a CDS encoding DUF721 domain-containing protein yields the protein MPRRPDAGGPPPEGGPADDGAVPEATGPDAGSAPADDGGAPDGGPGGPASDEATRISDAAASALARARASAAEKGLRPGMRPKKKKWAPGVAPMLSGSARDGRDPALLGDQLDRLLLDRGWKVDVAVGSVMGRWPDIVGPDVAGHVEPLSFTDGVLTLRADSTAWAQQMRLLASSVLARVEEEIGPGQVSELKVLGPSAPSWRHGARRSPDSRGPRDTYG from the coding sequence GTGCCTAGGCGCCCGGATGCCGGTGGGCCGCCTCCCGAGGGCGGTCCCGCCGACGACGGGGCGGTGCCCGAGGCCACCGGACCGGACGCCGGCTCGGCCCCCGCCGACGACGGGGGCGCCCCGGACGGCGGGCCGGGCGGACCGGCATCCGACGAGGCGACCCGCATCTCCGACGCGGCGGCGTCCGCCCTGGCCCGGGCGCGTGCGTCGGCGGCCGAGAAGGGCCTGCGGCCCGGCATGCGGCCCAAGAAGAAGAAGTGGGCCCCGGGCGTCGCGCCGATGCTGTCGGGGTCGGCCCGTGACGGCCGTGACCCGGCGCTGCTCGGCGACCAGCTCGACCGGCTGCTGCTCGACCGCGGCTGGAAGGTCGACGTCGCCGTCGGGTCGGTCATGGGGCGCTGGCCCGACATCGTCGGGCCCGACGTCGCCGGGCACGTCGAGCCGCTCAGCTTCACCGACGGCGTGCTCACGTTGCGCGCCGACTCGACCGCGTGGGCCCAGCAGATGCGGCTGCTCGCCTCCTCGGTGCTCGCCCGGGTCGAGGAGGAGATCGGGCCCGGCCAGGTGAGCGAGCTCAAGGTGCTCGGGCCGAGCGCACCCTCGTGGCGGCACGGCGCGCGGCGCTCGCCCGACAGCCGCGGGCCCCGCGACACGTACGGGTGA